The DNA region CATTTGGATGAGCCTCGTTACTACAACCATGCACGTACGTTTAGTCCGTCTGATTCTTCATTTTATTTTTGGGGAGGATATGGATTCTACCAATATAGGAATAACCTATATCGGTTGAAAGTGGGTATGAAACAGGTTGAAGAAGTTGCATATACCCCTGTTATTTCTCCTCGTTACTCATCTGCAGCAGCTATAGTAGGCGATGAACTGTATATTTTTGGTGGTCGTGGAAATAAACAGGGAAAGCAAGAATTCAATGCTCATTTTTATTATGAGTTGTGTGCCATTAATCTGAAAACGGGAAAGTCTCGTAGTGTATGGAAGAAAAAACAATCTACAGATATGTTGTTGATGGCATCTTCCATGTACTTTGAACCTTCGGACAGTTCTTTTTATGCTGTTAGTTTGAAAGACGGAGGCAGCCTTTGGAAGGTTTTCATGAATGATTCTGCTTGGGTAGAGATATCGAAGCCTATTCGTAATGATTTGGTTCATCAGGATTGTGATTTTAGCTTTTATTCCTCTCCTGCCCATCATAAACTGTATCTGGTGATGGATAAAATTTTGAGTGACCGTACACATGATGTGGCTATTTATTCTATCAATACTCCTTTGTTGAATGATAATGAAATTGCGCAGACGGCGAATAAGGACTTTTCTACGGTGTGGTTATGGGGCTCATGTGGTATCCTGTTATTGGGAGGATCAGTATTCCTTTTTTACCGGATAAAGTACAGCAGGAAGAAAGTCGAACTTGAAGATACAAAAGAAGATAATACTCAGGTGGAGGTTCTTCCTGTTAATGAAACGGTAGAGGAGGTTGCAGCGGCAGAAAAGTATTTTGATCGCAGTCGTTCGGCAATCTCTTTGTTGGGCACATTTAATGTTCGTGATAAAGATGGTAATGACATAACAGGAGCTTTTACACCACGGTTGAAAAGCTTGCTTATATTGCTGGTGCTTTATACAGAGAAGAACAAGCAAGGTATCTTGACTAAAAAAGCTACCGATATTCTGTGGTCGGACAAAGAAGAGGAGTCTGCTCGTAATAACCGTAATGTGACTTTGCGTAAGTTGCGTGTATTGTTAGAAAAAGTAGGTGATGTGGAAGTTGTCAGTGATGCGGGATTTCTGTGTATCAGATGGCATGAGGGAGTATTTTGTGATTATCGGATGGCGCTGGATTGTATTCGTCAATTTAAGGAAAATGGTGAACATGGGAATGATAAGCTTCTGAATCAGATATTGGAAATTTTATTGTATGGTCCGTTGCTGTCAAATACCATTGTTGATTGGTTGGATGAATTTAAAGATTCTTATTCCAGTCTTTCTATTGATTTGCTGAGGAATTTGTTGGATGTACAACGTAATAATTACGATACAGTACTGCGTATTGCTGATATCCTATTCTTGCATGATCCTCTGAATGAAGAAGCTTTGGCTGCTAAATGCTCTATTCTTTTTATACAAGGTAAAAAGGGTATTGCAAAGAGTGTATATGACCGTTTCTGTAAGGAGTATAAAGATTCATTAGGAGAGGAATATAAGGTCCTCTTATGTAATTTATATAAATGATAATTTATAAACATAAGAAAAAGCGCTTAATCATAACAATTAAGCGCTTTTTTAATGTCCAATTAATAAAGGATGGCTCTGTTTTTTAAGACTAAGGCTTTTATTTTGCATTCGTGGAAGTATTCCTCTTCCATATGAGAGAAGTCAAACTGATGTCTAATTTAGTCTTTAAACTATGAAAAAGCACTTGTTGATAGGATTGTTTTTATTAGGTCTGTTTATCTATCCTATTAAGGCCATTTCAGGTAACACTCCTGAAGAATTATATGAGAATTTGCAAAAACGATTGGCTTCCGGTTGGAACACCTGGGATACCCGTAGTGTGCTGACTCATGTATTTCTTCCTTATGGTTTTGCTGTCGACCTGAATATGATGGATACAGATGGAAGTCGTGTAAGGAAATTCAGAATCGGAGATAGAGTTAAAGGGGCGCCATTATTGCAGCCGGGACCTCATTCATTTGATGGAGCTTATACTCAAATGACCATAGATTGGAGAGGATATAAGTTGCAGGTAGAAAGTGCTGCTATGGGACTTAAAAACGTAATTCTAATCAGACCACTGACTGAGACGAAGAAAGGAGGACGATTGGTGGTTATTCCTGAAAGTCTTTGGAAACGGGGCAATACACTTAGCGTGGATAGTTTAGGATTTACATTGGCATCACGTGATAAAGTTGTTGAAATAAAAACTTCTATAGAAGGTAAACTTCTGGAAAAAAAAGGAAGGGAGTTTATTCTGTCTTTAGATACTCCGGTTGCTATCTGTTGCGGAGAAAATGTGGGATTGGATGATGCAATTGCTTTTATTAATAATCGTGCCCGGGATTTTATTAATTCTAATCAGAAACAGTTTGGTGCAAATTATGATTGCTATAATGCCATGCAAAGTGTTTTGGCTTGGGATAATATATATGATCCTGGCATTAGAAGGGTGATTACTCCTGTAAATCGGATTTGGAGTTCCGAATGGTTTGCCAGTGAAGATTTTGGTGGTTTTACACTGTTCTGTTGGGATACTTACTTTGCATCGATGATGCTTGCTGTTGGTAATAAAGAATTGGCTTATGCAAATGCTGTAGAGATAACTAAAGCAATAACTGAACGTGGATTTGTACCCAACTGTTTTTATAGTAATAATTTTAAATCAAGAGATCGTTCTCAGCCACCTGTTGGTTCTTTGGCTGTCTGGACAATATATAAGCAATATCAAGAAAAATGGTTCTTGGAGTTATTATATAAAGAATTACTAACTTGGAATCGCTGGTGGAGCCGGAATAGAGAGGATGGAGGGTTATTATGCTTAGGTAGTAATCCTTATGAAAAGGTTACTTATTTCAGGTCTGAGTTTGATACGGATTGTCACTATGGTGCTGTTTTGGAATCAGGATTGGATAATTCTCCAATGTATGATGGGGTTCCTTTTAATAAGCAAAAACACTTGCTGGAACAGCATGATGTAGGTATGTCTTCTTTATACATCATGGATTGTGATTATCTGGCTTTAATAGCGGAAGAACTTGGCTATAAAAAAGATGTAATCGAATTTAGAAAACGCGCGGAATATTATCGTAATAATTTAGCAGGGTTGTGGGATGGCAAGACTGGATTTTACTATAATCGTTCTACCAGAGATCTGAAATTTAATTATCGCACTTCACCCACTTGCTTTTTCAAAATGCATATAATATAGTTACATCTGTTTTTTATACTTTAGGAACAAACTTAACGGATCATTCTTCTCTGAATTATGAAAATAATAAATGGGGGTATAGCAGGCATGTGTCTGGAAGGTGGATTAATCCGCCTATGGTCCATGTTGAGCATGATATAAATAAAACATTTTATTATTGGAAAGATATTATAAACCATATTGCTCCTATACACTTTAAGTCATTATCATCTCCGCTAGCTGTTGAAGTGAAGACCGTTTTTGATAATCAATGGATAGAACCTGATGAAAAAATGGATAGTGTATATTATAATTATATTCTAACGGAAAAACAGTATGGAGTTAAACTTGCTTCCGCAGCAGTATCTGAAATAGAAAAGGTAAAGCCTTTATTAGAATCTGCGGCATATAATGATTTATACCAACTATTTTATCGTACTTATTTGACTGCATGTTTGCATGAAGCTGTATGCACGGCATATTATGGTTCCAGAATCTATGTCAGAGCTAAGCAGTTTCATCCTAAAGGTTTGAAGGAACGTATTTTTTTATCACTAAAAAAAATAGAACAAGTTTCGGAGGATATGAATTTATTGGTGAATACATATCCTGTCGGTCAATATGACTGGTTGAATGATGTAAAGATTGCTTTAAGATGCAGGTGTAGAGTTCTGAAGATGTTGAATTCGAAATCGCTCCAAAATGAATAAATTCCTCCAATGGATAAAGTTGGATCATAAGTTTGTTCCCCAATCGTTCTATGTATTAACAAAGAAGCGATTAATCTTTTAATTTAATTCAAAATTAAGCACCAGATAAGCGTGATATCACTCAATTTTTAATCTTAGGCATGTAATTTTGCCATATCAAAACGATAATAATAGGTTCGATAATAAGTTCTTTTTTTAAGAATAAAATACAAGATTGTATTTAGGATAACAATTTAAAAAAGATAAGTAAATTGAAAGAATACATAACTTTAAAAGAAATGCATATGAAAGATACAAGTTAACCAAAGACACATCCTTCCTACTTATTTGATCTAAAGGATACGTTATTTTTTATGAAAAACAATTTTAAAAGTGAGATTATGAAACACATGAAAAACAAATCTAATTTTGTGAAAGTTAGCAAATACACTTATTGGTGTGTGCTAATGAT from Bacteroides sp. MSB163 includes:
- a CDS encoding MGH1-like glycoside hydrolase domain-containing protein — its product is MKKHLLIGLFLLGLFIYPIKAISGNTPEELYENLQKRLASGWNTWDTRSVLTHVFLPYGFAVDLNMMDTDGSRVRKFRIGDRVKGAPLLQPGPHSFDGAYTQMTIDWRGYKLQVESAAMGLKNVILIRPLTETKKGGRLVVIPESLWKRGNTLSVDSLGFTLASRDKVVEIKTSIEGKLLEKKGREFILSLDTPVAICCGENVGLDDAIAFINNRARDFINSNQKQFGANYDCYNAMQSVLAWDNIYDPGIRRVITPVNRIWSSEWFASEDFGGFTLFCWDTYFASMMLAVGNKELAYANAVEITKAITERGFVPNCFYSNNFKSRDRSQPPVGSLAVWTIYKQYQEKWFLELLYKELLTWNRWWSRNREDGGLLCLGSNPYEKVTYFRSEFDTDCHYGAVLESGLDNSPMYDGVPFNKQKHLLEQHDVGMSSLYIMDCDYLALIAEELGYKKDVIEFRKRAEYYRNNLAGLWDGKTGFYYNRSTRDLKFNYRTSPTCFFKMHII